TACAGGATCTGGAAATTGCCGTTGACTATGCGCCAGAGCTACCCCTAATTGACGAAATCTTTCGGGGGCTCCAAAACGTCGCTCAAGGCAGACCTCCCGAACTGCCAGCAGACCTCATCCTGCCCATGCTGAGCGCCACTCGTGATATCTGGCTAGATGCCCCGTGGGAGCTTCTAGATGAAGAGAAAATCATTTCCGTCGAAATGAACTATGAAGATGTCGGCACTCTCTATGTTTCCGTTTTAGGAATGTTAGGCATGGAATACGGGCTACTCCTGTACCGTTCCCTAGACTCACTCAAAACCTTCCGCGAACGAGTCCTTGCCGCCGATAACTCTCCTGAAGTCTTAGAGGATGTTTGAAAAGTTATGGCAAGTCAGATTTTACGCCAATCGCCTCACCATAATCCGGATCATCGCCAGATAGATCAGAGTCTCTGAGGTCTGCGGAAGGTGTTCATAATCTTTGTTC
The DNA window shown above is from Timaviella obliquedivisa GSE-PSE-MK23-08B and carries:
- a CDS encoding transposase, producing NKDYEHLPQTSETLIYLAMIRIMVRRLA